TTTTGCTTCAAGCACCTGTTTATATCCTTCAGCTGCTTTTTTATATCCTTCAGATTCTTCTTTAGCCACATAGCATAGTGCTTCCAAGATTGGTTGCATTTCAGCTTTTTCACTTGCTTTTGCAAGATCTCCATGTTTGTTTTTCATTTCGTGAGTGAGATGAGAAGCGTTTTTATTTTTGCTATTTGTACCCATAAAAATCCTTTACAATTAATTTAAAACTTTTCATTATAATAAGCTTAGGATTAGCTTAAATAGTGCAAAAAATTTGAGATCTTATGATTTTATGTGTAGTTTTAAAGCGACTTGTTTAATTGATCTAATATTTTTAAGAGTAAGGGATAAGAAATGAGATTATCCCAAGCTCTATTTTAAAGTTTTTCTAATAAATTGAGCAACGCCCTTTTATACTCTAACGCCGTTGTTTCATCCTTGCCCTCAAAGCGGCTGACTAAATAGGGGGTGGTGTTGCTTGCGCGAATAAGCCCAAAACCATGTTCAAAAACCACCCTCACGCCATCAATGCTGATGATTTCTTTGATTGTAGGGAAATGACTTGGCGGGTTTTTAAGCGCTTCTTGTAAGTTATGAATGATTTCAAATTTTTCTTCTTCGCTCACGGCGATTTTTTCTTCAGGCGTGGTGTAGGAATAGGGGAGGTTTTTAATGGTGTTTTCCAAGTCGCTTGGACTTTGTTCAAGCAATAACTCCAAAGCCCTTAAACATGCATAAAGGGCGTCATCATAGCCAAAATAGCGTTCTTTAAAAAAGATATGACCGCTCATTTCAGCCGCAAAATGCGCATGGGTTTCTTTGAGCTTGATTTTTAAATTGCTATGCCCGGTTTTATACATGAGCGTCTTACCAAAAGTATTGATCGTGTTATACATCACTTGAGAGCATTTGACTTCGCCTATCACAAAGGGGGTGATGCCTTGAGCATGCAAGCGTTTAGCGAATAAAATCGCTAATTCATCGCCCGCATAAATATGATGAGAGCTTAGCATCGCAATCCTATCCGCATCGCCATCAAAAGCAAAGCCTATTAAAATAGCGTTTTCTCGCATGTGTTTTTCTAAATCTTTTAAGTTTTTCGCTTCGCTAGGGTCTGGGTGGTGGTTAGGGAAATTCCCATCAGGATCGCTATAAAGGCTGCTAAAATCAATGTTTAAAGCCTTTAAAATCGGCTCTAATCCTAACGCTCCCACGCCATTGCCAAAATCTAGGGCGATTTTGTATTTAAGGTTTTTCAAATGCTTAAAATCCTTGATCAAATAGCGCTGATACGCTTCTAGGGCATTGACTTTCTCTGGTGTTTCTTTTAGGGGTTTTATTTCATGCTTTGCGCTTAAAAGCGTGTCTTTTAAAGCCTGAATGTCCTTGCCATAAAACGGGTTTTGGTTGAGCGTGATTTTAAAGCCGTTGTATTCTTTGGGGTTGTGAGAGCCAGTGATCATGATGGAATTAGGGCATTGAATACCATTGATTTCATTAAAGGCCGCAAAATACGCTACCGGTGTGGGGATTAGCCCTAAATCATACACTTTCAAGCCGCTTGATTGCAGCCCCGCGCTCAAAGCTTCAAACAAAAAACGCCCATGCACCCTTGCGTCATGCCCTACAAACACGCTTTTATCGCATTCTCGCATGATTTTCCCTAACTCCACGCCGATACTAAACGCACTCTTCTCATCTAAAGTGGTGGGGTAAATGCCTCTAATATCGTATTCTCTAAAAATGCTAATGTCCATGTCATGACTCCTTGTTTTTGAATAAATTTAAACCCTGTTCGCATAAATTTTGCCATGCGTTTGTTTGATCTTTTTGTTTTAACTGAACGCATTTTTCTAAACTGGCTTTGGATTTTGCTTTTTGATGGGTTAAATCCAGTAGGCTTGATTGTAAATACAAGGCTTTTTGGTGATCTTCTAAAGAAAGCCTGCGGTTTAAAAGCTTGTCTAGCGTTTCTAACGCTTTTGAATAATCTTTGGTGGTTCTGTAAGCGTTAATTAGGGCAAATTCGCTAAAGGGCGTGTAAGAATAGTCCTTGTAAGCGTCTTGGAGTTTGAGTAAGCTTGTGGCATAAATTTTGACGCTTTTAGGGTCTTTTTCATTCTCTAGCAATTTAAAATAAACCAACGCCATGCGTTTATCGTCTTTGAAATGCTTTTCTAAAAACGCATACAAATTGAGAGCCAATTCTCTTTCATTGTTTTGCATGTAATCTGAAAATAAAACAAAAGCAATGTCATAAAATTCTTTTTTGTTCAAGCTTTGAGCGAGAAT
This DNA window, taken from Helicobacter pylori, encodes the following:
- a CDS encoding phosphomannomutase/phosphoglucomutase, encoding MDISIFREYDIRGIYPTTLDEKSAFSIGVELGKIMRECDKSVFVGHDARVHGRFLFEALSAGLQSSGLKVYDLGLIPTPVAYFAAFNEINGIQCPNSIMITGSHNPKEYNGFKITLNQNPFYGKDIQALKDTLLSAKHEIKPLKETPEKVNALEAYQRYLIKDFKHLKNLKYKIALDFGNGVGALGLEPILKALNIDFSSLYSDPDGNFPNHHPDPSEAKNLKDLEKHMRENAILIGFAFDGDADRIAMLSSHHIYAGDELAILFAKRLHAQGITPFVIGEVKCSQVMYNTINTFGKTLMYKTGHSNLKIKLKETHAHFAAEMSGHIFFKERYFGYDDALYACLRALELLLEQSPSDLENTIKNLPYSYTTPEEKIAVSEEEKFEIIHNLQEALKNPPSHFPTIKEIISIDGVRVVFEHGFGLIRASNTTPYLVSRFEGKDETTALEYKRALLNLLEKL